The following are encoded in a window of Pseudomonas sp. St316 genomic DNA:
- a CDS encoding type 1 glutamine amidotransferase domain-containing protein → MKKLTTLATSVVLAGISVAAHADNVLVVLSDSDHLDLKNGKVFSTGFYLNELLQPVKLLLDAGHQVTFATPEGKAPTLDRSSVDKMYFNNDSTELERYQALLAQLNITSAKDSPVISLARVEQIGLEHFDALYIPGGHAPMQDLLTSAPLGRVLTHFHAQGKTTALVCHGPIALLSTLPDAKGFVGQLAAKGQASAQADWIYAGYKMTVISNQEEELAKGLLGGGSMKFYPQTALEQAGGHYNSNTSPWTSHVVTDRELITGQNPASALEVGQALVKRMAQ, encoded by the coding sequence ATGAAAAAGCTCACGACCTTGGCAACATCTGTCGTTCTGGCAGGCATCAGTGTCGCGGCCCATGCCGATAACGTGCTGGTGGTCCTGTCCGATTCCGATCATCTGGATCTGAAAAATGGCAAGGTCTTCTCCACCGGGTTTTACCTCAACGAACTGCTGCAACCGGTAAAACTGTTGCTGGATGCCGGCCATCAGGTGACGTTCGCAACGCCCGAGGGCAAGGCGCCGACGCTGGACCGGTCCTCGGTGGACAAGATGTACTTCAATAACGATTCGACGGAGCTGGAGCGCTACCAGGCGTTGCTGGCGCAATTGAACATCACCTCGGCGAAGGACTCACCGGTGATCAGCCTGGCCCGTGTCGAGCAGATCGGCCTGGAGCACTTCGACGCCCTGTACATCCCCGGCGGGCATGCACCGATGCAGGATTTGCTCACGAGCGCGCCGCTGGGACGGGTGCTGACGCACTTCCACGCCCAGGGCAAGACCACCGCGCTGGTTTGCCACGGGCCGATAGCGCTGCTGTCGACCTTGCCTGACGCCAAGGGCTTCGTTGGCCAGTTGGCCGCCAAGGGCCAGGCCTCGGCCCAGGCCGACTGGATCTACGCGGGGTACAAGATGACGGTGATCAGCAATCAGGAAGAAGAACTGGCGAAGGGGCTGCTGGGCGGCGGGAGCATGAAGTTCTATCCGCAAACCGCGTTGGAACAGGCGGGTGGGCACTACAACAGCAACACCTCGCCGTGGACGTCCCATGTGGTAACCGATCGTGAGTTGATCACGGGCCAGAACCCTGCATCGGCGCTGGAGGTGGGGCAGGCGTTGGTCAAGCGCATGGCACAGTAG
- a CDS encoding LysR family transcriptional regulator: MPRRFDYLADVEAFVTVVEKGTLSAGAVALGTTPSVLSRAISRLEARLGVQLLRRTTRRLNLTDAGALYLEQSRSAFALIDDAERQIQGQDGVLTGRVRLSVPTTYGHYRLPTLLSRFARACPQVRVELSITNRNVDLVAEGYDLAIRLGPLPDSGLVGRKLEDARLCLVAAPQYLERAGTPRHVDELANHACLPFVMPSSGRIAPWLFRVNHEDREWLPAGNVQVSDDVLGIVSLAQAGMGICQTYDFIVRERIERGELVALLEDVGGRSRPFSIIYPPHRQLPAAARALIDFIARADATCGSEPARDSITLAD, encoded by the coding sequence ATGCCCCGTCGATTCGATTACCTGGCCGACGTGGAAGCCTTCGTCACGGTCGTGGAAAAAGGCACCCTCAGCGCTGGCGCCGTGGCGCTGGGGACCACGCCCTCGGTCTTGAGCCGCGCCATCTCCCGCCTCGAAGCCCGGCTCGGGGTGCAACTGCTACGACGCACAACCCGACGGCTGAACCTGACCGATGCCGGTGCCTTGTACCTGGAACAGTCGCGCTCGGCCTTTGCCCTGATTGACGACGCCGAACGGCAGATCCAGGGCCAGGACGGTGTCCTGACCGGTCGCGTGCGCCTGAGCGTACCGACCACCTACGGCCATTACCGCCTGCCGACGCTGCTGTCGCGCTTCGCCCGGGCTTGCCCGCAAGTTCGGGTCGAGTTGAGCATCACCAACCGCAATGTCGACCTGGTGGCCGAAGGGTATGACCTGGCGATCCGCCTCGGGCCGCTGCCAGACAGCGGTTTGGTCGGTCGCAAGCTCGAAGACGCTCGCCTCTGCCTGGTGGCTGCGCCGCAGTACCTGGAACGCGCCGGAACACCCCGGCACGTCGATGAACTGGCCAACCACGCCTGCCTGCCCTTCGTGATGCCCAGCAGCGGACGCATCGCGCCCTGGCTGTTTCGCGTGAACCATGAAGATCGGGAATGGCTGCCGGCGGGCAATGTCCAGGTGTCGGACGATGTGCTGGGTATCGTGTCCCTGGCCCAGGCCGGGATGGGGATCTGCCAGACCTATGACTTCATCGTCCGGGAGCGAATCGAGCGTGGGGAGCTGGTGGCGTTGCTGGAGGACGTTGGCGGGCGCAGCCGACCGTTTTCAATCATCTACCCGCCCCATCGACAATTGCCGGCGGCGGCACGGGCATTGATTGATTTTATAGCGAGAGCGGACGCCACCTGTGGGAGCGAGCCTGCTCGCGATAGCATCACCTTGGCTGACTGA
- a CDS encoding MbtH family protein, producing the protein MTSVFDREDIVFQVVVNHEEQYSIWPDYKAVPEGWRTVGKSGFKKECLAYIEEVWTDMRPLSLRKKMEEQATLAQ; encoded by the coding sequence ATGACTTCAGTATTCGACCGCGAGGACATCGTCTTTCAGGTCGTGGTCAACCACGAAGAACAGTATTCGATCTGGCCAGACTACAAGGCCGTCCCCGAGGGCTGGCGCACCGTTGGCAAAAGCGGGTTCAAAAAGGAATGCCTGGCCTATATCGAAGAAGTCTGGACCGACATGCGCCCGCTGAGCCTGCGCAAGAAGATGGAAGAGCAAGCGACATTGGCACAGTAG
- a CDS encoding aspartate aminotransferase family protein produces MPVANSLIEAPTARLSPEPAETLYQFNESPLLARQSRQESNARSYPRRIPLALKRAKGLYVEDVEGRTFIDCLAGAGTLALGHNHPVVIDAIQQVLADELPLHTLDLTTPVKDRFVQDLFGLLPTQLAAEAKIQFCGPTGTDAVEAALKLVRTATGRSTVLSFQGGYHGMSQGALSLMGSLGPKKPLGALLSSGVQFMPYPYDYRCPFGLGGVEGVKANLHYLENLLNDPEAGVQLPAAVIVEVVQGEGGVIPADLDWLRGLRRITEQAGVALIVDEIQSGFGRTGKMFAFEHAGIIPDVVVLSKAIGGSLPLAVVVYRDWLDTWLPGAHAGTFRGNQMAMAAGSAVMRYLREHDLPAHAAAMGERLSEHLHILQRDFPQLGDIRGRGLMLGVELVDPAGKPDALGHPPVHAQLAPRLQRECLKRGLILELGGRQGGVVRFLPPLIITRAEIDQVAEIFGRALPAALAQA; encoded by the coding sequence ATGCCAGTCGCCAACAGCCTTATCGAAGCACCAACGGCTCGGCTCAGCCCGGAACCGGCCGAGACGCTCTATCAATTCAACGAGTCGCCGCTGCTGGCCCGCCAGAGTCGGCAGGAGTCCAATGCCCGCAGTTATCCTCGGCGCATCCCCCTGGCCCTCAAGCGTGCCAAGGGGTTGTATGTCGAGGATGTCGAGGGCCGCACCTTCATCGATTGCCTGGCCGGCGCCGGTACCCTGGCGCTGGGGCATAACCACCCGGTGGTGATCGACGCGATCCAGCAGGTGCTGGCCGATGAGCTGCCGTTGCACACTCTGGACTTGACCACGCCGGTCAAGGACCGGTTCGTCCAGGACCTGTTCGGCCTGTTGCCGACGCAATTGGCCGCCGAGGCGAAGATCCAGTTCTGCGGCCCCACCGGCACCGACGCGGTGGAAGCCGCCCTCAAGCTGGTGCGCACCGCCACCGGACGCAGCACCGTGTTGTCGTTCCAGGGCGGTTATCACGGCATGAGCCAGGGGGCATTGAGCCTGATGGGCAGTCTGGGGCCGAAGAAGCCCTTGGGTGCCCTGCTCAGCAGCGGCGTGCAGTTCATGCCATACCCCTACGATTACCGCTGCCCGTTCGGGTTGGGCGGTGTCGAGGGCGTGAAGGCCAATCTGCATTACCTGGAAAACCTGCTGAACGATCCGGAGGCCGGCGTGCAATTGCCAGCGGCCGTTATCGTCGAAGTGGTGCAGGGCGAGGGCGGGGTGATTCCGGCTGATCTGGATTGGTTACGCGGCTTGCGGCGGATCACCGAGCAGGCAGGGGTGGCATTGATCGTCGACGAAATCCAGAGCGGCTTCGGCCGTACCGGCAAAATGTTTGCCTTCGAGCATGCCGGGATCATCCCGGACGTGGTGGTGCTGTCCAAGGCCATCGGCGGCAGCCTGCCGCTGGCGGTGGTGGTTTACCGCGACTGGCTCGACACCTGGCTGCCGGGCGCCCACGCCGGGACCTTCCGTGGCAACCAGATGGCCATGGCCGCCGGTTCCGCGGTCATGCGCTACCTGCGCGAGCACGACCTGCCGGCCCATGCCGCCGCCATGGGCGAGCGCTTGAGCGAGCACCTGCACATCCTGCAGCGGGACTTCCCGCAACTGGGCGATATTCGCGGTCGCGGGTTGATGCTCGGGGTCGAACTGGTGGACCCGGCGGGCAAGCCAGATGCCCTGGGCCATCCGCCGGTGCATGCACAGCTGGCGCCACGGCTGCAACGCGAATGCCTCAAGCGCGGGCTGATCCTGGAGCTGGGCGGTCGGCAGGGCGGCGTGGTGCGGTTCCTGCCACCGCTGATCATCACCCGGGCGGAAATCGACCAGGTTGCCGAGATTTTCGGGCGAGCCTTGCCTGCGGCGCTCGCCCAGGCCTAA
- a CDS encoding ATP-binding protein yields the protein MMSLRLRLSLTLGAAFALIWALAAAWMLSDLRNQMMFSLDQRLVASARMVAGLLEQMPPLPSKGEGTHLSAEQLSIPGGMACQVSSLRGEILARSHGTPEQTLEAEKMGFHDQMIDGAPWRSFTLARGDLRITTADRQIEREALNMSILLAASVPVGVALLGCLCLLWLGIGQGLAPLNRIRDALMRRSADSLEPLQIHPLPSELRPLLETQNQLFQRIGKTIERERRLTGDAAHELRSPLTAIKTHLQVARMTEGAARDQSLARAEEGADRMHRTLEQLLLLARVEGSLSFDDGVQCNAEQVARLAIQDAASSDSRRIRLHVSPGLSDAPVQMPAVLSIAALRNLLDNALRHTPDDTDVELSLEMVGQRVRFQVRDHGPGIAADDIQHLTQRFWRNGQSTGCGLGLAIVQAIVQRCGCGLHFDSRPDGLRVELTMPVQSLPG from the coding sequence GTGATGAGCCTGCGACTGCGCCTGAGCCTGACCCTCGGCGCGGCCTTTGCCCTGATCTGGGCCTTGGCTGCGGCATGGATGCTCAGTGACCTGCGCAACCAGATGATGTTTTCCCTCGATCAGCGCCTGGTGGCTTCGGCGCGGATGGTCGCCGGACTGCTGGAACAGATGCCGCCGTTGCCCAGCAAGGGCGAGGGCACGCATTTGAGCGCCGAGCAATTGAGCATTCCTGGGGGCATGGCCTGTCAGGTCAGTTCCTTGCGCGGCGAGATTCTGGCCCGCAGCCACGGCACCCCAGAGCAAACCCTGGAAGCCGAGAAAATGGGCTTCCACGACCAGATGATCGACGGCGCGCCCTGGCGCAGCTTCACCCTGGCCCGGGGTGACTTGCGTATCACCACCGCCGACCGCCAGATAGAGCGTGAAGCCCTGAACATGTCGATACTGCTGGCCGCTTCGGTGCCGGTGGGGGTGGCGTTGCTTGGTTGCTTGTGCTTGTTGTGGCTCGGCATCGGCCAAGGCCTGGCACCGCTCAATCGCATTCGCGATGCGCTGATGCGGCGCAGTGCCGATTCCCTGGAACCCTTGCAGATCCATCCACTGCCCAGCGAATTGCGACCGCTGCTGGAGACCCAGAACCAGTTGTTCCAGCGCATCGGCAAGACCATCGAGCGCGAGCGACGGCTGACCGGCGACGCCGCCCACGAGCTGCGCAGCCCGCTGACCGCGATCAAGACGCACCTGCAAGTGGCGCGGATGACCGAGGGCGCTGCCCGCGACCAGTCCCTGGCTCGGGCCGAGGAGGGCGCCGATCGCATGCATCGCACACTCGAACAGTTGCTGCTGCTGGCGCGGGTAGAAGGTAGCCTGTCCTTCGACGATGGCGTGCAATGCAACGCCGAGCAGGTCGCCCGGCTGGCGATCCAGGATGCCGCCAGCAGCGACTCCCGGCGGATCAGGCTGCACGTATCCCCAGGCTTGTCCGATGCACCGGTGCAGATGCCGGCGGTGCTCTCCATCGCCGCCTTGCGCAACCTGCTGGATAACGCCCTGCGCCATACCCCGGACGATACCGACGTGGAGCTGAGCCTGGAAATGGTCGGCCAGCGCGTGCGCTTCCAGGTCCGCGACCACGGCCCCGGCATTGCTGCCGACGACATCCAGCACCTGACTCAGCGCTTCTGGCGCAACGGCCAGAGCACCGGTTGCGGACTGGGGTTGGCGATCGTCCAGGCCATCGTCCAGCGTTGCGGCTGCGGGCTGCATTTCGACAGCCGCCCGGATGGGCTGCGGGTTGAATTGACGATGCCGGTGCAATCGCTGCCGGGCTGA
- a CDS encoding response regulator, which translates to MRVLVCEDDELIASGIVAGLTAQGLTVEHVATASAARAMVGVAEFDVMVLDLGLPDEDGLKLLRQLRQQGLETPVLILTARDSVTDRVEGLQAGADDYLLKPFDLRELAARLHTLLRRVAGRSVNLIEHGRLTYDPSSRETTLDGQPVDLSRREQSLLQALLHSRGRVLSTEQLKDSVYGFNDELESNALNVHIHHLRRKLGNGIVETVRGLGYRLGPAEGGESSK; encoded by the coding sequence ATGCGCGTACTGGTCTGCGAAGACGATGAGTTGATTGCCAGCGGGATCGTTGCCGGCCTTACAGCGCAGGGCCTGACTGTCGAGCACGTTGCCACCGCATCGGCGGCGCGGGCGATGGTCGGCGTGGCGGAATTCGACGTCATGGTGCTGGACTTGGGATTGCCCGACGAGGATGGTCTCAAGCTGCTCAGGCAGCTGCGTCAGCAGGGGTTGGAGACGCCGGTGCTGATCCTCACTGCCCGAGACTCGGTAACCGACCGGGTCGAGGGTTTGCAGGCCGGCGCCGATGACTACCTGCTTAAACCCTTCGACCTGCGCGAACTTGCGGCGCGCCTGCACACATTGCTGCGGCGCGTGGCGGGGCGCAGCGTCAACCTGATCGAGCACGGTCGCCTGACCTACGACCCCAGCAGTCGGGAAACTACCCTGGACGGCCAGCCGGTGGATCTGTCCCGGCGCGAGCAATCGCTGTTGCAGGCGCTGCTGCACAGTCGCGGCCGGGTGCTGTCCACCGAGCAGCTCAAGGACAGCGTCTACGGGTTCAACGACGAATTGGAAAGCAACGCCCTCAACGTCCATATCCATCACCTGCGGCGCAAGTTGGGCAACGGGATTGTCGAGACTGTGCGCGGCCTGGGCTATCGCCTGGGGCCGGCCGAAGGTGGAGAGTCCTCCAAGTGA
- the dsbD gene encoding protein-disulfide reductase DsbD, which produces MRRLFLLWLFLISGLAQAANPFETKPDFLPVEKAFVFTSERLDSGETQLFWQIADGYYLYQQRLKFDGLAEAQKPKLPEGEAHSDEFFGDQQVYRQALELKIPAGATGKIKVGFQGCADAGLCYPPQTQVVDLGGSASVAATGQAPDQALASGLQQRALGWSLLVFFGLGLLLAFTPCSLPMLPILAGLVVGSGAGPRRGLALAGSYVISMALVYAAMGVLAALLGANLQALLQQPWLLGSFAAVFVLLALPMFGFFELQLPAALRDRLENAGRQRRGGSLVGAGILGALSGLLVGPCMTAPLAGALLYIAQSGNALHGGLILFTMGIGMGLPLLLLVTVGNRFLPKPGAWMNLLKGVFGFLFLGTALLMIRPIIDGSLWVGLWGVLLLIAAYSAWRQTEGFGRIAYVCGSASLLFGLWGSLLVIGAAGGGDDFFQPLKVYTGTEGRATVSAHDAFVTVSEPAALQRELDAAQTQGQWVLLDYYADWCVSCKIMEKQVFGRSEVLDALSGVRLLRLDVTADNPASRELLSRYQVPGPPSLLWIGADGEERRSQRITGEVDAKAFLERWNLTRDAR; this is translated from the coding sequence ATGCGTCGATTGTTTTTGCTGTGGCTGTTCCTGATCTCGGGCCTGGCCCAGGCCGCCAATCCCTTCGAAACCAAACCCGATTTCCTGCCGGTGGAAAAGGCGTTCGTGTTTACCTCCGAACGCCTGGACTCCGGTGAAACCCAGCTGTTCTGGCAGATAGCCGATGGGTACTACCTGTATCAGCAGCGGCTCAAGTTCGATGGCCTGGCCGAGGCACAAAAACCCAAGCTGCCTGAGGGTGAGGCCCACAGCGACGAGTTCTTCGGCGACCAGCAAGTTTATCGCCAGGCGCTGGAGCTGAAGATACCCGCCGGTGCCACGGGCAAGATCAAAGTCGGCTTCCAGGGCTGCGCCGACGCGGGCCTGTGCTACCCACCCCAGACCCAAGTGGTCGACCTGGGTGGCAGCGCATCGGTGGCGGCCACCGGCCAGGCGCCGGACCAGGCCCTGGCCAGCGGCCTGCAACAACGGGCCTTGGGCTGGAGCCTGCTGGTGTTCTTCGGCCTTGGCCTGCTGCTGGCGTTCACCCCCTGTTCGCTGCCGATGCTGCCGATCCTGGCCGGGCTGGTGGTGGGCAGCGGCGCCGGGCCGAGACGCGGCCTGGCCTTGGCTGGCAGCTACGTGATCAGCATGGCCCTGGTGTACGCCGCCATGGGCGTGCTCGCCGCGCTGCTGGGTGCCAACCTCCAGGCGCTGCTGCAACAACCGTGGCTGCTGGGCAGCTTCGCGGCCGTATTCGTGTTGCTGGCGCTGCCCATGTTCGGCTTCTTCGAACTGCAATTGCCGGCCGCCCTGCGTGACCGCCTGGAAAACGCCGGGCGCCAGCGGCGTGGTGGCAGCCTCGTGGGTGCCGGCATTCTCGGGGCACTGTCCGGCCTCTTGGTGGGTCCCTGCATGACCGCGCCGCTGGCCGGCGCGCTGCTGTACATCGCCCAGAGCGGCAATGCGCTGCACGGTGGGCTGATCCTGTTCACCATGGGCATCGGCATGGGCTTGCCACTGTTGCTGTTGGTGACCGTGGGCAATCGCTTCCTGCCCAAGCCCGGCGCCTGGATGAACCTGCTCAAGGGCGTGTTCGGCTTCCTGTTCCTGGGCACCGCGTTGCTGATGATTCGCCCGATCATCGACGGTTCGTTGTGGGTCGGCCTGTGGGGCGTGCTGTTGTTGATCGCCGCCTACAGCGCCTGGCGCCAGACCGAAGGGTTTGGCCGCATCGCCTATGTCTGCGGCAGCGCCTCATTGCTGTTCGGCCTGTGGGGCAGCCTGCTGGTGATTGGCGCAGCGGGCGGCGGCGATGATTTCTTCCAGCCCCTGAAGGTCTACACCGGCACCGAGGGCCGCGCGACCGTCAGTGCCCACGATGCCTTCGTCACGGTCAGCGAGCCCGCCGCCCTGCAACGGGAACTGGACGCCGCCCAGACCCAGGGCCAGTGGGTGTTACTGGACTACTACGCCGACTGGTGCGTGTCCTGCAAGATCATGGAAAAACAGGTCTTCGGCCGCAGCGAGGTGCTGGACGCCCTGAGCGGTGTGCGCCTGCTGCGCCTGGACGTCACCGCCGACAACCCCGCCAGCCGCGAACTGCTGAGCCGTTACCAGGTGCCGGGGCCGCCGAGCCTGCTGTGGATCGGCGCCGACGGTGAAGAGCGCCGCAGCCAGCGGATCACCGGGGAAGTCGACGCCAAGGCGTTCCTGGAGCGCTGGAACCTCACCCGGGACGCGCGCTGA
- a CDS encoding TlpA disulfide reductase family protein, which yields MLTFTLGTFAIALNHLLLISALALATFVGWRVAKRGGENPESVLFVLFLLGLLAARIGFVVAYWQHYRDDPWQIVDLRDGGFLAWPGIVALLIGALLWARRRPPLRRPLGFGVGSGLLFWLVATLSLTIYEQGTRLPDITLRTADGQTVKLTDYQGGPLVINLWATWCPPCRREMPVLEEAQQQRPDLTFLFVNQAESMQSVSTYLATQGLSLDNVLFDGSGRLGQAVGSMALPTTLFYSADGRLLGSHLGELSQASLARALENFETPDSSTTPHSATRKTPCPASATC from the coding sequence ATGCTGACGTTTACCTTGGGCACCTTTGCCATCGCCCTCAATCACCTGTTGCTCATCAGCGCCCTGGCGCTGGCGACCTTCGTAGGCTGGCGGGTGGCCAAGCGCGGTGGCGAAAACCCCGAGTCGGTGCTGTTCGTGCTGTTTCTACTGGGCCTGCTGGCTGCACGGATCGGCTTCGTCGTCGCCTATTGGCAGCATTACCGGGACGATCCGTGGCAGATCGTCGACCTGCGCGACGGTGGCTTCCTGGCCTGGCCGGGCATCGTGGCGCTGCTGATTGGCGCCTTGTTGTGGGCCCGTCGCCGTCCGCCCCTGCGCCGGCCATTGGGCTTCGGCGTCGGCAGCGGCTTGCTGTTCTGGCTGGTGGCGACCCTGTCGTTGACGATCTATGAACAAGGTACCCGGCTGCCGGACATCACCCTGCGCACCGCCGACGGCCAGACCGTGAAACTCACCGATTACCAGGGCGGTCCCCTGGTGATCAATCTATGGGCCACCTGGTGCCCGCCCTGCCGACGTGAAATGCCAGTGCTCGAAGAAGCCCAGCAACAGCGTCCTGACCTGACCTTCCTGTTCGTCAATCAGGCCGAAAGCATGCAAAGCGTCAGCACCTACCTCGCCACCCAAGGCCTGAGCCTGGACAACGTGTTGTTCGATGGCAGCGGCCGCCTCGGCCAGGCTGTCGGCTCCATGGCCCTGCCAACCACTCTGTTCTACAGCGCCGATGGCCGCCTGCTGGGCAGCCACCTGGGGGAATTGTCGCAAGCGAGCCTGGCTCGCGCCCTGGAAAACTTCGAAACACCGGACTCGTCCACGACGCCCCACTCCGCCACAAGGAAAACGCCATGCCCCGCCTCCGCCACCTGCTGA
- the dsbG gene encoding thiol:disulfide interchange protein DsbG — translation MPRLRHLLTLAVVAALSQAPLLQAEELPAAIKKIEAKGAKIIDTFDAPDGLRGYAAQYQNRGMALYLTPDGQHVLMGNLYDADGKDLSAEPLQKLVYAPMAKAIWAKMEASHWIADGNKDAPRTVYLFSDPNCPYCNMFWEQARPWVKAGKVQLRHIMVGIIREDSPGKSAALLAAKDPEKTLAEHEKAGKGSPLKPLKDIPPAIQAKLDANQQLMDELELSATPAIFYLDEKGDLQQQQGAPSPDKLVKILGPK, via the coding sequence ATGCCCCGCCTCCGCCACCTGCTGACCCTGGCCGTCGTCGCCGCACTGTCGCAGGCCCCGCTGCTGCAGGCCGAAGAATTGCCCGCCGCCATCAAGAAGATCGAAGCCAAGGGCGCAAAAATCATCGACACCTTCGACGCGCCGGACGGCCTGCGCGGTTACGCGGCGCAATACCAGAACCGTGGCATGGCGCTGTACCTGACCCCGGATGGGCAACACGTCCTGATGGGTAACCTGTACGACGCCGACGGCAAGGACCTGAGCGCCGAGCCACTGCAAAAACTGGTTTATGCACCGATGGCCAAGGCCATCTGGGCGAAGATGGAGGCCAGCCACTGGATCGCCGACGGCAACAAGGACGCACCGCGCACGGTGTACCTGTTCAGTGACCCGAATTGCCCGTACTGCAACATGTTCTGGGAACAGGCACGGCCCTGGGTCAAGGCCGGCAAGGTGCAGTTGCGCCACATCATGGTAGGCATCATCCGCGAAGACAGCCCGGGTAAATCCGCCGCCTTGCTGGCGGCCAAGGACCCGGAAAAAACCCTGGCCGAGCATGAAAAGGCCGGCAAGGGCAGCCCGCTCAAACCGCTCAAGGACATACCGCCGGCCATCCAGGCAAAGCTGGACGCCAACCAGCAACTGATGGACGAGCTGGAACTGTCCGCCACCCCGGCGATTTTCTATCTGGATGAAAAAGGCGACCTGCAACAGCAGCAAGGCGCGCCGTCGCCGGACAAGCTGGTGAAGATTCTCGGGCCGAAGTGA
- a CDS encoding alpha/beta fold hydrolase: protein MPFAIIDGQPLHYLDQGQGPVVLLGSSYLWDHAMWTPQIEVLSQHYRVITLDLWGHGQSGRLPEGMTSLDDLARQALALMDHLDVDCFNLVGLSVGGMWGARLALAAPERVQSLVLMDTYVGVEPEPTRQYYFSLFDKIEASGSIPEPLLDIIVPIFFRPGIDPQSALYQQFRATLAALPTDRLRDSIVPLGRIIFGRDDILPRLAGLDAGSTLVMCGDQDKPRPPSEALEMAELIGCPHTLIPEAGHISNLENPQFVTEAVLAFLRR, encoded by the coding sequence ATGCCCTTTGCAATCATCGACGGACAACCGCTTCACTACCTCGACCAAGGCCAGGGCCCAGTGGTGCTGCTGGGCAGCAGCTATCTGTGGGACCACGCCATGTGGACGCCGCAGATCGAGGTGTTGTCCCAGCATTATCGGGTCATCACCCTGGACTTGTGGGGGCATGGCCAGTCCGGACGTTTGCCCGAGGGCATGACCTCCCTGGACGACCTGGCTCGTCAGGCATTGGCATTGATGGATCACTTGGACGTCGACTGCTTCAACCTGGTCGGGCTCTCGGTGGGCGGGATGTGGGGCGCGCGGCTGGCGCTGGCAGCACCTGAGCGCGTGCAGTCGCTGGTCCTGATGGACACCTACGTGGGCGTCGAGCCGGAGCCGACCCGCCAGTATTACTTCTCGCTGTTCGACAAGATCGAAGCCAGTGGCAGCATTCCCGAACCGTTGTTGGACATCATCGTGCCAATCTTCTTCCGACCGGGAATCGACCCGCAATCGGCGCTCTACCAGCAGTTTCGCGCCACATTGGCTGCCCTGCCGACCGATCGTCTGCGCGACAGCATCGTGCCTTTGGGGCGGATCATCTTTGGCCGCGACGATATCCTGCCACGACTGGCCGGCCTCGATGCCGGTAGCACTTTGGTGATGTGCGGCGACCAGGACAAGCCACGTCCACCGTCCGAGGCATTGGAAATGGCTGAGCTGATCGGTTGCCCCCATACATTGATCCCGGAGGCAGGGCATATCTCCAACCTGGAGAATCCACAGTTCGTGACTGAGGCGGTGCTGGCGTTCCTGCGTCGCTGA